The Nitrospira sp. genome contains a region encoding:
- a CDS encoding efflux RND transporter periplasmic adaptor subunit, translating to MLMDRKSAHYVSAWLVVAAMTLSVGCKQEAGSMPAQEVPQVEVVTVQTQTVPDEPEFIGQAEASRPVEIRPQVTGILKAVFYPEGRDVKKGDRLYQIDPVPFKAAAASAKAKIAQAEARVVQAKQDLARVKPLLADQAVSQKDVDDAVAEELSADAAVQGAQADLIKAQFDLDNTLITAPISGIIERSRYYEGRLVSAQTDLLTTIHRVDPMYVVVNVPESFILKRRRDIESKIITHPGVYQLRGRLTLMDGTAYAHEGALDLLEPGLRTETSSRQVRITFPNPQRTLLPGQFVKVRFTGDTKTDAVLIPQRAVLQGPQGPFVYVINRDEKVEIRDVIASDWKGNQWLIDRGLNTGDRVVVNGLMRIGPGAPVKAVPWIAANASRTESAPAAPQ from the coding sequence ATGTTGATGGATCGCAAATCGGCGCACTATGTCTCAGCGTGGCTTGTTGTCGCGGCCATGACGCTATCGGTCGGCTGCAAACAAGAAGCCGGTTCGATGCCCGCACAGGAAGTGCCCCAGGTGGAGGTCGTGACTGTGCAGACGCAGACGGTCCCCGATGAACCTGAATTTATCGGTCAAGCAGAGGCCTCCCGTCCGGTGGAGATTCGCCCACAAGTCACGGGAATCCTGAAGGCGGTCTTTTATCCGGAGGGCCGTGACGTGAAGAAGGGCGATCGCCTCTATCAGATCGATCCCGTCCCCTTCAAGGCCGCTGCTGCGAGCGCCAAGGCCAAGATTGCGCAGGCGGAGGCGCGGGTGGTTCAAGCCAAGCAAGACCTGGCTCGCGTGAAGCCGTTGCTGGCGGACCAGGCGGTCAGTCAGAAGGATGTCGACGATGCCGTCGCAGAAGAGTTGTCGGCCGACGCGGCGGTGCAAGGAGCACAGGCCGATCTCATCAAGGCCCAATTCGATCTCGATAACACCCTCATTACGGCGCCGATCAGCGGAATTATTGAGCGCAGCCGCTACTATGAAGGACGATTGGTCTCGGCTCAAACCGATTTGCTGACCACGATTCACCGTGTCGATCCCATGTATGTGGTCGTGAACGTACCCGAGTCGTTCATCCTGAAGCGGCGGCGCGATATCGAGTCAAAAATAATCACGCATCCAGGGGTGTACCAGTTACGAGGCCGCCTCACGCTCATGGATGGCACGGCCTATGCCCATGAAGGGGCCCTTGATCTCTTGGAGCCCGGCCTGCGAACAGAAACCAGCTCGCGTCAAGTCAGAATCACGTTTCCCAACCCACAGCGCACGCTGCTGCCAGGACAGTTTGTGAAGGTGCGGTTCACCGGTGACACGAAAACGGACGCCGTCCTCATTCCTCAACGAGCCGTCTTGCAAGGTCCCCAAGGACCCTTTGTCTACGTGATCAATCGGGACGAAAAGGTCGAAATTCGAGACGTGATTGCGTCCGACTGGAAGGGGAATCAATGGCTGATCGATAGAGGCCTGAATACGGGCGACCGTGTCGTCGTGAACGGGCTGATGAGGATCGGCCCCGGCGCGCCGGTGAAGGCCGTGCCATGGATCGCAGCGAATGCGTCACGGACGGAGTCTGCCCCCGCCGCTCCTCAGTAA